Proteins found in one Microcella daejeonensis genomic segment:
- a CDS encoding ExeM/NucH family extracellular endonuclease, with protein sequence MTPTTFAGRRSVPARAAAFGTAVCVGLGLTTLTAAPAFAADPTPISAVQGTGAATPLTGQTVTVEGVVTADHRTGGYSGVYIQSLAPDADAATSEALFVFLGSRAASTTVAVGDRIQVTGTAGEFNGLTQISASAASAVITVLESGVALPAPAALPADPAVREAHEGMLVAPQGDWLVASSHQLFNFGTLWLNPGELDVKSTELFDAAAPESAALAAKNRSERLLLDDGFSIQINNGAHPGTQPYFTTENVVRNGDAVGFPAQGMVLGWGFDDWRLQPQLPASSSQNPTGVTFETRNPRPAAAPETGGDIRVAAYNVLNYFTTLTSQNSQARGASTAAQFAIQESKIVAAINGLDADVVALQEIENSVKLGEPTDEALQALVAALNEDAGAGTWDYVRTPAALVDASIVDFISNAIIFKPAAVSPVGDSFTQIDETVWDVAREPIAQTFESDGLEFTVVANHFKSKGSGVDAGDGQGASNADRVEQATALKAFVEGIEGEAGENVLLMGDFNAYSEEDPIQVFTDAAWSDLVADRTDGQYTYTFDGELGSLDHVIASPGIGDNVTGVGVWTINSPEWSDRQYAFGATEAGTVYRSSDHDPVVIGLSTTPEPVEIDIVTINDFHGRLEAAPPAAGAAVLGGLVDQVRAQNPNTLFVSAGDSVGASTFTSFIQNDEPTIDALNAMGLDVTAIGNHEFDQGRDDLDGRIIPNSEFPYLAANVYEAGTTEPAYDEYFVSDVDGVRVGFIGALTQDMPELVSPAGIASLEFGDIAEATNRVAAQLRDGDAGNGEADVVVLLVHEGAASPEISAATDASVFGDIVNGVNNGGDVDAIVSSHTHFQYDHEIPIPGTERIMPVIQGGQYGEAYGKLDLTVDPTTKELLSIEAAVAPLVGAAQPNAEVAQIVADAVAFANVAGNERLGSIAADIRRAVTSTGSDNRGGESVLGNLIADAQLAATQDLETDIAIMNPGGIRADLVFASSGAADPEGTVTFREAANVQPFANTLVTMELTGAQLRQVLEEQWQPAGAARPFLKLGLSSTLDYTYDPAAAAGSRVGTMLLNGEVITETQTVRIVTNSFLSTGGDNFFTLAQGTNRSDSGRIDLQAFVDYFAANSPVDLDPAQRSVGVSLTPADADGYSAGDQVTATLSSLLFSNAGDRDAEVVVSLGGVEVGRAVIDPTIVNGTDEQGRAAVTFTVPDGLFGAQELVIAVPDNGTEAVQSITLADEVIVLEPIEVVKDPKILGGAVVGQTLRTDGGRYSVEAELAYQWLRDGEPIDGATAATYRVTAADAGAAISVQVTASAEGYESVTAESKERTVNGAPSLTVGWADRLLIGRTGSVTYTVQVAASGVEPTGTVTVMDGRRAVGTIVLEEGDEGRGSVTIRDLGRGVHLLRAEFAGTDAVRGSTALLPSPVIVF encoded by the coding sequence ATGACCCCAACCACCTTCGCCGGGCGCCGCAGCGTTCCGGCGCGCGCGGCGGCCTTCGGCACCGCCGTCTGCGTGGGCCTCGGCCTCACGACGCTCACCGCCGCCCCGGCCTTCGCGGCCGATCCGACGCCGATCTCGGCCGTGCAGGGCACCGGCGCCGCAACGCCGCTGACCGGCCAGACGGTCACCGTCGAGGGCGTGGTCACCGCTGACCACCGCACCGGCGGCTACAGCGGCGTCTACATCCAGTCGCTCGCCCCCGACGCCGACGCCGCCACCTCGGAGGCGCTGTTCGTGTTCCTCGGCAGCCGTGCGGCCAGCACGACCGTCGCCGTCGGCGACCGCATCCAGGTCACCGGCACGGCCGGCGAGTTCAACGGGCTCACGCAGATCAGCGCGAGCGCGGCATCCGCCGTCATCACGGTGCTCGAGTCGGGCGTGGCGCTGCCCGCCCCGGCCGCGCTGCCCGCCGACCCGGCCGTGCGCGAGGCGCACGAGGGCATGCTCGTCGCCCCGCAGGGCGACTGGCTCGTCGCCTCGAGCCACCAGCTGTTCAACTTCGGCACCCTCTGGCTGAACCCGGGCGAGCTCGACGTGAAGAGCACGGAGCTGTTCGACGCGGCCGCCCCCGAGTCGGCCGCGCTCGCCGCGAAGAACCGCTCGGAGCGCCTGCTGCTCGACGACGGCTTCAGCATCCAGATCAACAACGGGGCGCACCCGGGCACCCAGCCCTACTTCACCACCGAGAACGTCGTGCGCAACGGCGACGCCGTGGGCTTCCCCGCTCAGGGCATGGTGCTCGGCTGGGGCTTCGACGACTGGCGCCTGCAGCCGCAGCTGCCGGCCTCGAGCTCGCAGAACCCGACGGGGGTGACCTTCGAGACGCGCAACCCGCGCCCCGCGGCGGCCCCCGAGACGGGCGGCGACATCCGCGTCGCCGCGTACAACGTGCTCAACTACTTCACGACGCTGACCAGTCAGAACAGCCAGGCGCGCGGGGCCTCCACGGCCGCGCAGTTCGCGATCCAGGAGTCGAAGATCGTCGCCGCCATCAACGGCCTCGACGCCGACGTGGTCGCGCTGCAGGAGATCGAGAACTCGGTCAAGCTCGGCGAGCCGACCGACGAGGCGCTCCAGGCGCTCGTCGCCGCGCTCAACGAGGATGCGGGCGCCGGCACATGGGACTACGTGCGCACCCCGGCCGCCCTCGTCGACGCCTCGATCGTCGACTTCATCTCGAACGCGATCATCTTCAAGCCCGCGGCGGTGAGCCCGGTCGGTGACAGCTTCACGCAGATCGACGAGACGGTGTGGGATGTCGCGCGCGAGCCGATCGCCCAGACCTTCGAGTCCGACGGCCTCGAGTTCACCGTGGTGGCCAACCACTTCAAGTCCAAGGGCAGCGGCGTCGACGCCGGCGACGGTCAGGGCGCGTCGAACGCCGACCGCGTCGAGCAGGCGACCGCGCTGAAGGCCTTCGTCGAGGGCATCGAGGGCGAGGCCGGTGAGAACGTGCTGCTGATGGGCGACTTCAACGCCTACAGCGAGGAGGACCCGATCCAGGTCTTCACGGACGCGGCCTGGAGCGACCTCGTCGCCGACCGCACCGACGGCCAGTACACCTACACCTTCGACGGCGAGCTCGGCTCGCTCGACCACGTGATCGCCAGCCCCGGCATCGGCGACAACGTGACCGGCGTCGGCGTGTGGACCATCAACTCGCCCGAGTGGAGCGACCGCCAGTACGCCTTCGGCGCCACCGAGGCCGGCACCGTCTACCGCTCGAGCGACCACGACCCGGTCGTCATCGGCCTGTCGACCACGCCCGAGCCCGTCGAGATCGACATCGTGACGATCAACGACTTCCACGGCCGTCTCGAGGCCGCTCCGCCGGCCGCCGGCGCCGCCGTCCTCGGCGGACTCGTCGACCAGGTGCGCGCGCAGAACCCGAACACGCTCTTCGTCTCCGCCGGCGACAGCGTGGGCGCCTCGACGTTCACCTCGTTCATCCAGAACGACGAGCCGACGATCGACGCCCTCAATGCGATGGGCCTCGACGTCACGGCCATCGGCAACCACGAGTTCGACCAGGGCCGCGACGACCTCGACGGCCGCATCATCCCGAACTCCGAGTTCCCGTACCTCGCGGCGAACGTCTACGAGGCCGGCACGACCGAGCCCGCGTACGACGAGTACTTCGTCTCCGACGTCGACGGCGTGCGCGTCGGATTCATCGGTGCTCTGACGCAGGACATGCCCGAGCTGGTGAGCCCCGCGGGCATCGCGAGCCTCGAGTTCGGCGACATCGCCGAGGCCACCAACCGAGTCGCCGCGCAGCTGCGCGACGGCGACGCCGGCAACGGCGAGGCCGACGTGGTGGTGCTGCTCGTGCACGAGGGCGCCGCGAGCCCCGAGATCTCGGCCGCGACCGACGCCTCGGTGTTCGGCGACATCGTCAACGGCGTGAACAACGGCGGCGACGTCGACGCGATCGTCTCCTCGCACACGCACTTCCAGTACGACCACGAGATCCCCATCCCCGGAACCGAGCGCATCATGCCGGTCATCCAGGGCGGTCAGTACGGCGAGGCCTACGGCAAGCTCGACCTCACCGTCGACCCGACCACCAAGGAGCTCCTCTCCATCGAGGCCGCCGTCGCCCCGCTCGTCGGTGCGGCGCAGCCGAACGCCGAGGTCGCGCAGATCGTGGCCGACGCGGTGGCCTTCGCCAACGTCGCCGGCAACGAGCGACTCGGCTCGATCGCGGCCGACATCCGTCGGGCCGTGACCTCCACGGGCAGCGACAACCGCGGCGGCGAGTCGGTGCTCGGCAACCTCATCGCCGACGCGCAGCTCGCGGCCACGCAGGATCTCGAGACCGACATCGCGATCATGAACCCGGGCGGCATCCGCGCCGACCTGGTCTTCGCGAGCAGCGGCGCCGCCGACCCCGAGGGCACCGTGACGTTCCGGGAGGCCGCGAACGTGCAGCCCTTCGCGAACACGCTGGTCACTATGGAGCTCACCGGGGCGCAGCTGCGCCAGGTGCTCGAGGAGCAGTGGCAGCCCGCCGGGGCCGCCCGCCCGTTCCTCAAGCTCGGTCTCTCGTCGACGCTCGACTACACCTACGACCCGGCGGCCGCCGCCGGATCGCGCGTCGGCACGATGCTGCTGAACGGTGAGGTCATCACCGAGACGCAGACCGTGCGCATCGTGACGAACTCGTTCCTCTCGACGGGCGGGGACAACTTCTTCACCCTCGCGCAGGGCACGAACCGCTCCGACTCGGGTCGCATCGACCTGCAGGCCTTCGTGGACTACTTCGCCGCGAACTCGCCGGTCGATCTCGACCCGGCGCAGCGCTCGGTGGGCGTCAGCCTCACGCCGGCCGATGCCGACGGCTACAGCGCCGGCGACCAGGTCACCGCGACGCTCAGCTCGCTGCTCTTCAGCAACGCGGGCGACCGCGATGCCGAGGTGGTCGTGAGCCTCGGCGGCGTCGAGGTCGGGCGTGCGGTCATCGACCCGACGATCGTCAACGGCACCGACGAGCAGGGCCGCGCCGCGGTCACCTTCACGGTTCCCGACGGTCTCTTCGGAGCGCAGGAGCTCGTGATCGCGGTTCCCGACAACGGCACGGAGGCGGTGCAGAGCATCACGCTCGCCGACGAGGTCATCGTGCTCGAGCCCATCGAGGTCGTCAAGGATCCCAAGATCCTCGGCGGCGCGGTGGTCGGCCAGACCCTGCGCACCGACGGCGGGCGCTACTCGGTCGAGGCCGAGCTCGCCTACCAGTGGCTGCGCGACGGCGAGCCGATCGACGGCGCCACCGCGGCGACCTACCGGGTGACGGCGGCCGATGCCGGCGCCGCGATCTCGGTGCAGGTCACCGCGAGCGCCGAGGGCTACGAGTCGGTCACCGCCGAGAGCAAGGAGCGCACGGTCAACGGTGCTCCCTCGCTCACGGTCGGCTGGGCGGATCGTCTGCTCATCGGCCGCACCGGCTCGGTGACGTACACGGTGCAGGTCGCCGCCTCGGGCGTCGAGCCCACGGGCACGGTCACGGTGATGGACGGCCGCCGCGCCGTCGGCACCATCGTGCTCGAGGAGGGCGACGAGGGCCGCGGCTCGGTCACGATCCGCGACCTCGGTCGCGGCGTGCACCTGCTGCGCGCCGAGTTCGCCGGCACGGACGCCGTTCGCGGCTCGACCGCGCTGCTGCCGAGCCCGGTGATCGTCTTCTAG
- a CDS encoding DEAD/DEAH box helicase: MPQNDKGRPVRGRTPARSSAPVGSRSPKHRGHRPEEAGAPEKKARWSRDERVERGHAADRGRGEAPGRFDRDERDDRRGGRDERPQRSADRDARPARGDARPYAARSGAAGRGAGARSGRPARDVSVERTGTGRTAHRPEWRPRTDDRPARGYDRAAERAPRSFDRDERAPRSFDRNDRAPRRDDRSERPARTERPARSFDRDDRAPRAFDRNDRAPRSFDRTERPARSFDRDERAPRRDDRSERPARSFDRSERPTRSFDREDRAPRRDSDFYPTRATSSSPQDDVVLERLEADAVQATDVEGVSFADLGLGGNIVRTLAELGASSPFPIQAATIPDVLAGRDVLGRGRTGSGKTIAFGAPLVERLMENGGGKKREMGRKPRALILAPTRELALQIDGTIQPIARSVGLFTTQIYGGVPQGRQVGALQRGVDIIIGTPGRIEDLIEQGRLDLSAIEIVVLDEADHMCELGFLEPVQRIIRETRRGGQRLLFSATLDSGVANLVTEFLRDPAVYEVAGEDQDSSTIDHRILLVEQRDKRAIIEQLAGGAGKTLVFARTRAFAEELAEQLDDAGIAATSLHGDLNQRNRQRNLDKLTSGRASVLVATDVAARGIHVDDISLVVQADAPDEYKTYLHRSGRTGRAGKVGTVVTLITKPRRRRFEELLARAEITATTDEVRVGDALLDELAAL; the protein is encoded by the coding sequence ATGCCCCAGAACGACAAGGGCCGCCCCGTGCGCGGCCGCACCCCCGCCCGCTCCTCCGCGCCCGTCGGTTCGCGCAGCCCCAAGCACCGCGGCCACCGGCCCGAGGAGGCCGGCGCCCCCGAGAAGAAGGCCCGTTGGTCGCGCGACGAGCGCGTCGAGCGCGGGCACGCCGCCGACCGCGGTCGCGGCGAGGCCCCCGGCCGGTTCGACCGCGACGAGCGCGACGACCGTCGCGGCGGTCGCGACGAGCGCCCGCAGCGCTCCGCCGATCGGGATGCCCGTCCCGCCCGCGGCGACGCCCGCCCCTACGCCGCACGGTCCGGCGCCGCCGGCCGCGGTGCCGGCGCCCGCTCGGGCCGCCCCGCTCGCGACGTGAGCGTGGAGCGCACCGGCACCGGCCGCACCGCCCACCGCCCCGAGTGGCGCCCGCGCACCGACGACCGCCCGGCCCGCGGCTACGACCGCGCCGCCGAGCGCGCGCCCCGCTCGTTCGACCGCGACGAGCGGGCACCCCGCTCGTTCGACCGGAACGACCGTGCGCCGCGTCGTGATGACCGCAGCGAGCGCCCCGCCCGCACCGAGCGTCCGGCCCGTTCGTTCGACCGTGACGACCGGGCGCCCCGCGCGTTCGACCGGAACGACCGCGCGCCCCGCTCGTTCGACCGCACCGAGCGTCCGGCCCGGTCCTTCGACCGCGACGAGCGCGCGCCCCGTCGGGACGACCGCAGCGAGCGCCCCGCCCGCTCGTTCGACCGCAGCGAGCGCCCGACCCGGTCCTTCGACCGCGAGGACCGCGCGCCCCGCCGCGACTCCGACTTCTACCCGACGCGCGCCACGAGCTCGAGCCCGCAGGACGACGTCGTGCTCGAGCGCCTCGAGGCCGACGCCGTGCAGGCGACCGATGTCGAGGGCGTGAGCTTCGCCGATCTGGGCCTCGGCGGCAACATCGTGCGCACGCTCGCCGAGCTCGGCGCGAGCTCGCCGTTCCCGATCCAGGCGGCGACGATCCCCGACGTGCTCGCCGGCCGCGACGTCCTCGGTCGCGGCCGCACCGGCTCCGGCAAGACGATCGCCTTCGGCGCGCCCCTGGTCGAGCGGCTCATGGAGAACGGCGGCGGCAAGAAGCGCGAGATGGGCCGCAAGCCCCGCGCGCTCATCCTCGCCCCGACCCGCGAGCTCGCCCTGCAGATCGACGGCACCATCCAGCCGATCGCCCGCAGCGTCGGCCTCTTCACGACGCAGATCTACGGCGGCGTGCCCCAGGGCCGCCAGGTGGGCGCGCTGCAGCGCGGCGTCGACATCATCATCGGCACCCCCGGTCGCATCGAGGACCTCATCGAGCAGGGTCGCCTCGACCTCAGCGCGATCGAGATCGTCGTGCTCGACGAGGCCGACCACATGTGCGAGCTCGGGTTCCTCGAGCCGGTGCAGCGCATCATCCGCGAGACCCGCCGCGGCGGGCAGCGCCTGCTGTTCTCGGCGACCCTCGACTCGGGCGTCGCGAACCTCGTCACCGAGTTCCTGCGCGACCCGGCCGTCTACGAGGTCGCCGGCGAGGATCAGGACTCCTCGACGATCGACCACCGCATCCTGCTCGTCGAGCAGCGCGACAAGCGGGCCATCATCGAGCAGCTCGCGGGCGGCGCCGGCAAGACCCTCGTCTTCGCCCGCACGCGCGCCTTCGCCGAGGAGCTCGCCGAGCAGCTCGACGACGCGGGCATCGCGGCGACGAGCCTGCACGGCGACCTCAACCAGCGCAACCGCCAGCGCAACCTCGACAAGCTCACGAGCGGTCGGGCGAGCGTGCTCGTCGCCACCGACGTGGCGGCGCGGGGCATCCACGTCGACGACATCTCGCTGGTCGTGCAGGCCGACGCCCCCGACGAGTACAAGACCTACCTGCACCGCTCGGGCCGCACCGGCCGCGCCGGCAAGGTCGGCACCGTGGTCACCCTGATCACCAAGCCGCGCCGCCGCCGCTTCGAGGAGCTGCTCGCCCGCGCCGAGATCACGGCCACCACCGACGAGGTGCGCGTCGGCGACGCGCTGCTCGACGAGCTCGCGGCGCTCTAG